The Hylaeus volcanicus isolate JK05 unplaced genomic scaffold, UHH_iyHylVolc1.0_haploid 12186, whole genome shotgun sequence genome segment TACCTTGAAAATTAAGCTGCGgattgcaaaatggtaaaggaAGTTCAAGTTTTATCATCTGTTGGTACACAtcctgtatatataaattaccaTCAATGTTACTAATGTCAATTTCGTGGTTAAAATTTTGGGCATTTTGCGATGCATGGAGGTCACTTTCTATAAACATTTCAGATAATCTCCGAGTCAAGCAACTGCTTGAGTGCCAGTGACTATTTGTGTCTACGACTTCGATATCGGCTTTTCTAGTTTCGTTCTGCTCTCTGTTTACACCATTTGCGAGAACCGGCAATTCATGTTCCCTGCAATCTGGAAGGATTGAGAAACGTTGAGGAGGTAAACATCTGAAGTAAAACTGTGAACTATATTCActtcttctatttaaaaaaaagttattttcgAAGAAGCAGCTTGTTTCGCAAAATTACACAATTTACAATTCAGAAATAGTATGTAAAGATAACCTGATGCCTTTATTTACCGTTTTCCATTGGACTATAAGCTGTTTTAGCAAAATGATCGGCATCTGCAATCTCGTCGTCAATATCTTCATCTGCGCaaagaatattgtaatttttcgtGGTAACATTAAAGAACTTTGCGTgaagaaacaataaatataaattacatacttgccaaagtatcaattttatcaatttgaaaaattctgtcCCCATAATGAAAACTACGTAATAACTCTTCCAAAGATAATTTACAAAGTTATGTAAATCAAGATTaaagatatatgtatgtatacacacatgtaaacaatgaaaataattattcttattatagAACGAGTGAGACGAACCTTCCAGTATCATATTCAGCTTGAGCTTTTGCTATTCTCTTTTTGGGATTAATATTCGCATACGTACGCGGTCTTCGACATGCTATACCGTTTTGTAACCGATTCAAATCAAGTTCTTGATCGATGAGAAAGTCCCttactttttctaaaatttattatattcacaTTGAACCACATATTGCGGAATGCTTCGAGAAACACTAAGAATAACGTTAATATAGTCACTAAATTACAAATAGATTCATCGCacttattataaatgtactttatatgtaaacaacGAAAATTAAGACATACAGTACCCAAAAATGTccaaacatttatattttgttttccgaGTTTTAAACCGGCAATATTATGAAATGATTCTGCAATATTGTTAGTACGCACTGGACAATTGTGCACGCTAACATGCGATGCCATCTTCAACCAATTAGTTCGCATATAGgccataaataaaagaacattaggaaaattatttgatacaaTATCCGCCTCCCTTTATAGAATTACTAAGCCTTCCTGAAATTTCGTTCCAGGTACTAAAAGCAGAGACATTGCCATACGGACAACACTATTAGGTGCATTAGTCAAACCAAGCTTGCGCCACTTGCGAAGAATAGCATGCAACATAAAAGATATGAGAAAAATTTAACTTTCTATACAACAACAAATTGcatattgttattatacaataatatacaacTTTAAATAGTACCACAAACCTGACAATAATGGAACCAGCAGCCATGGATATTTGCATTAGGGAATAATTCACTAACAGCTATTACAGCTGCCATTTCGTAGTCACTCATTATGAACTTTATATTACTTCGCAATTcaggaattaaattaaatatttcttgccATATAGCGGTGTACAACAAAGCCGTTCGTTTTTCGCACAAAACAGGTATAGTCGCAATAccctaaagaaaaaaaattatgtccACTTTGAATATTGctgttatttgtaataatatgaaaaaatgttatatacaaAACTTACACGGTATAGAGGAGGGCATATTACGACATAAACATTTTCTGCATGGGTAGAGGTATACAGaagatttcaaggtcatctctatttatttaacggaATGCTATGCTTTATTTATCGCGATGTAATAGCCAGTGTTAAGACGACATCAGCAAGTTATCATTGAAAGTCATGCAAGATCAAATGTGgtagtaaaataaactttcttaCATTAGAGGAGATGCTCGAAGTGGTGACGGTTCGCGTCAATGCAAAGTTGCAATCTTCGTATTGCTGCATCACGTGCATGTCTTATCGTTTCTGAACTTATTCAAACTGAACGTTTGTGTCATAATATGCCCCCCTCTATACCGTGTAAGTTttgtatataacattttttcatattattaaaaataacggcAATATTTAAAGTGGACATAGTTAttgccccaccctgtatatcagttatacagagtgtctcaGCCTAACTGTTACAGAGCTGTAACTCCTAAACTATCGGCCATATGCAAATTgtcaaatatggaaaatattttaccatgcaatttccatatttgaaaatttgcatgcGGCCGATAGTTTAGGAGTTACAGCTCTGTAACAGTTAGACTGTGACACTCTGTGTATTAGATAATTGCTTTTACATTATCCATGTAGCGCATATGGATGGTGTAGAGCTGTCCAGTCTGAGGTCTTTTGGGTAAAACCTAAAAGTacgaacaaatattattacttgATTTACTACTATTTACACagattttattacttttactaTACTTACTGCAAATGTGCCATCAATGAACAATTCCTTGACTTTGGATAAACTTTTCAACAAACCATCAGTTGAAGGTATTATTGCACTTTcacctatttttattttacaaaatgaattttcacattttgtaGAGGTTCGTAACTTTGTAACCCctggtacaaaatttctaatgTTTGTGGAATTTTTGGTTTGTTACTGGCTCGTATCTTTTACAAGGTTGGCCTTAATGTATCAAAAGAGCAATACGCTGCAACATCTGGATATCTATACGTAgacatttgaataatataccataaacaaaaaaattgactggaagatatacaaaatgtattataagCATAAACATACTTCCTACAGACATCATCAAAAATTTGCTTTAGTGGTATTAATGTTCCTCGACACATTTAgcgtatttcatttttcattttttcctgaTCGCCTCTATGAAATACCTCGGAATGATTATGCGGTTTTAATAACTTAATAGTTCCATCACCAAGATCCAATACAGGCCCCACAACATCGTGTAGTTCGTCTAGTATTGCAACGGTAAATGCACTCACTACGATTGTCTTTGTTGTAGCTATAATTGTTTCACAAATAAACTGAGCTACCTACTGCTTTTCCTGCAATTTTCTacatcaataaaaaaatacaaatccaAGTACACTGAACAGACGAGACACTTCGAGTACGACAAAcgctaaataattaatcgcgacAATATTGTAATGTTCGTTGAATACGCGTGGCGTGCGTTGcatgtaaaaaataacataCGATGAtcttgaaaaaacaaataactgTGAACGACTTTATAGAGCAAATGtatgattattttaaagataCCGATGAAATATCtagaacaaatatatatatacactagGATATGTAAAACgaagaaacataatttaaattctttataatgGTATATATACGGAAAACAGGGTTTATATTATCGAATTCGTTTTACCTATTCTCAATTTCGCTAAAACAAAACTGGCCTATCGATCGCACGCCTATCAATCGATAGTGTTTTGTCTCAGATTCATTAATGTACACATGTATGTGATTAACTCTGGATCGATTGATTTTTGCATACAAAGAACATATAGTTTACGTTCATTTCTATactttatattcgttaaataataatcatatattctaaaatttgGTGGTTTTAATGGCATACCTCTGAATACGATGAAAATCTGGAGATTGCATTAGTATAATACAAACGtagttaaatgtttataatttacatcATTTTATTGNNNNNNNNNNNNNNNNNNNNNNNNNNNNNNNNNNNNNNNNNNNNNNNNNNNNNNNNNNNNNNNNNNNNNNNNNNNNNNNNNNNNNNNNNNNNNNNNNNNNNNNNNNNNNNNNNNNNNNNNNNNNNNNNNNNNNNNNNNNNNNNNNNNNNNNNNNNNNNNNNNNNNNNNNNNNNNNNNNNNNNNNNNNNNNNNNNNNNNNNNNNNNNNNNNNNNNNNNNNNNNNNNNNNNNNNNNNNNNNNNNNNNNNNNNNNNNNNNNNNNNNNNNNNNNNNNNNNNNNNNNNNNNNNNNNNNNNNNNNNNNNNNNNNNNNNNNNNNNNNNNNNNNNNNNNNNNNNNNNNNNNNNNNNNNNNNNNNNNNNNNNNNNNNNNNNNNNNNNNNNNNNNNNNNNNNNNNNNNNNNNNNNNNNNNNNNNNNNNNNNNNNNNNNNNNNNNNNNNNNNNNNNNNNNNNNNNNNNNNNNNNNNNNNNNNNNNNNNNNNNNNNNNNNNNNNNNNNNNNNNNNNNNNNNNNNNNNNNNNNNNNNNNNNNNNNNNNNNNNNNNNNNNNNNNNNNNNNNNNNNNNNNNNNNNNNNNNNNNNNNNNNNNNNNNNNNNNNNNNNNNNNNNNNNNNNNNNNNNNNNNNNNNNNNNNNNNNNNNNNNNNNNNNNNNNNNNNNNNNNNNNNNNNNNNNNNNNNNNNNNNNNNNNNNNNNNNNNNNNNNNNNNNNNNNNNNNNNNNNNNNNNNNNNNNNNNNNNNNNNNNNNNNNNNNNNNNNNNNNNNNNNNNNNNNNNNNNNNNNNNNNNNNNNNNNNNNNNNNNNNNNNNNNNNNNNNNNNNNNNNNNNNNNNNNNNNNNNNNNNNNNNNNNNNNNNNNNNNNNNNNNNNNNNNNNNNNNNNNNNNNNNNNNNNNNNNNNNNNNNNNNNNNNNNNNNNNNNNNNNNNNNNNNN includes the following:
- the LOC128882788 gene encoding uncharacterized protein LOC128882788 isoform X1 yields the protein MAYMRTNWLKMASHVSVHNCPVRTNNIAESFHNIAGLKLGKQNINVWTFLEKVRDFLIDQELDLNRLQNGIACRRPRTYANINPKKRIAKAQAEYDTGRIFQIDKIDTLANEDIDDEIADADHFAKTAYSPMENDCREHELPVLANGVNREQNETRKADIEVVDTNSHWHSSSCLTRRLSEMFIESDLHASQNAQNFNHEIDISNIDGNLYIQDVYQQMIKLELPLPFCNPQLNFQDDAVVFEILDHAEGHCTMCFINKATQVFVPCGHLIFCLPCVKQCNCLQCPICNDKITMHLTLRKP
- the LOC128882788 gene encoding uncharacterized protein LOC128882788 isoform X2 — protein: MILEELLRSFHYGDRIFQIDKIDTLANEDIDDEIADADHFAKTAYSPMENDCREHELPVLANGVNREQNETRKADIEVVDTNSHWHSSSCLTRRLSEMFIESDLHASQNAQNFNHEIDISNIDGNLYIQDVYQQMIKLELPLPFCNPQLNFQDDAVVFEILDHAEGHCTMCFINKATQVFVPCGHLIFCLPCVKQCNCLQCPICNDKITMHLTLRKP